The proteins below come from a single Chryseobacterium capnotolerans genomic window:
- a CDS encoding porin family protein: protein MKKLLLTSALVLSTLSFAQVQWNNTRFGVTAGLNYSRVSNAHNPSGPRYTFQGGVLALIPVGKTNQFYIQPEVSYYGAGETGKDSDAKNLDGYNAVYANNYLSVPLYFKGYFSEAESEFFGLLGPRFNFLLSQNVKDVPANRPYYDPDVTDPSQPSGVHGKANSFNWGIGLGIGYSYKRQLEVALKYDLGLGDTYPGLKKETKGTDKKKSEQVLALTLSYIFK, encoded by the coding sequence ATGAAAAAACTTTTATTAACCTCAGCTTTAGTCCTTTCTACATTATCCTTTGCACAAGTGCAGTGGAATAATACAAGATTCGGAGTTACAGCTGGACTCAACTATTCCAGAGTATCAAACGCCCATAATCCTTCTGGCCCAAGATACACTTTTCAAGGTGGAGTCTTGGCCTTAATTCCCGTAGGAAAGACCAACCAGTTTTATATCCAGCCTGAAGTTTCATACTATGGTGCCGGAGAAACAGGTAAAGATAGTGATGCAAAGAATCTTGATGGGTATAATGCAGTATATGCGAATAACTATCTGAGTGTACCACTTTACTTTAAAGGGTATTTTTCGGAAGCAGAATCTGAATTCTTTGGACTATTGGGACCTAGATTTAACTTTTTGTTGAGCCAAAATGTTAAAGATGTTCCTGCGAACAGACCTTATTATGATCCAGATGTTACTGATCCTTCGCAGCCTTCAGGGGTGCATGGAAAAGCAAACAGCTTTAACTGGGGAATAGGACTGGGAATAGGATATAGTTATAAAAGACAACTTGAAGTAGCTTTAAAATATGACTTAGGTTTAGGAGATACTTATCCTGGCCTTAAAAAAGAAACTAAAGGTACTGATAAGAAAAAGTCTGAACAGGTGTTAGCTCTTACCTTAAGCTATATATTCAAATAA
- the sucD gene encoding succinate--CoA ligase subunit alpha, which yields MSILVNKDSKVIVQGFTGNEGTFHAGQMIEYGTNVVGGVTPGKGGSEHLGKPVFNTVADAVEKAGANVSIIFVPPAFAADAIMEAAEAGIKVIVCITEGIPVADMVKVKSYIADRDCRLIGPNCPGIITSEEAKIGIMPGFVFKKGKVGIVSKSGTLTYEAADQVVRAGYGISTAIGIGGDPIIGTTTREALELFINDPETEAVVMIGEIGGGLEAEAARWYKASGSTKPVVGFIAGQTAPKGRTMGHAGAIVGGAEDTAQAKMEIMRENGINVVDSPADIGATVAKILG from the coding sequence ATGTCAATTTTAGTAAACAAAGATTCTAAAGTAATTGTACAAGGATTTACAGGGAACGAAGGAACTTTCCACGCTGGTCAGATGATTGAATACGGAACAAACGTAGTAGGTGGTGTTACTCCAGGAAAAGGAGGAAGCGAGCACTTAGGAAAGCCGGTATTCAACACAGTAGCTGATGCTGTTGAAAAAGCAGGAGCAAATGTAAGTATCATTTTCGTACCACCGGCATTTGCAGCAGACGCTATCATGGAAGCTGCTGAAGCAGGGATCAAAGTAATTGTATGTATTACTGAAGGTATTCCTGTAGCTGATATGGTAAAAGTAAAATCTTACATCGCTGACAGAGACTGCAGATTAATCGGACCAAACTGCCCTGGAATCATTACTTCTGAAGAAGCTAAAATTGGTATTATGCCAGGTTTCGTTTTCAAAAAAGGTAAAGTAGGTATCGTTTCTAAATCAGGTACCCTTACTTACGAAGCTGCTGATCAGGTAGTAAGAGCAGGTTACGGTATTTCTACAGCGATCGGTATCGGTGGTGACCCAATTATCGGAACTACTACAAGAGAAGCTCTAGAATTATTCATCAACGATCCTGAAACTGAAGCTGTTGTAATGATTGGAGAAATTGGTGGTGGACTAGAAGCAGAAGCTGCTAGATGGTACAAAGCTAGTGGATCTACTAAGCCAGTTGTAGGATTTATTGCTGGACAAACAGCTCCAAAAGGAAGAACAATGGGACACGCTGGTGCTATTGTAGGTGGTGCAGAAGATACAGCTCAGGCAAAAATGGAAATCATGAGAGAGAACGGTATCAACGTTGTTGATTCTCCTGCTGATATCGGTGCTACTGTAGCTAAGATCCTAGGATAA